One stretch of Actinacidiphila sp. DG2A-62 DNA includes these proteins:
- a CDS encoding dihydroorotase gives MSDSDTPRTLIRGARLLGAAPRDVLVEGERVAAVGENLPADGARVVEGEGLVLLPGLVDLHTHLREPGREDSETVLTGTRAAAVGGYTAVHAMANTFPVADTAGVVEQVWRLGAESGYCDVQPVGAVTVGLEGKQLAELGAMADSAAGVRVFSDDGKCVDDAVIMRRALEYVKAFDGVVAQHAQEPRLTEGAQMNEGAVSGEVGLTGWPAVAEESIIARDVLLAAHVGSRVHICHLSTAGSVEIVRWAKSKGWDVTAEVTPHHLLLTDELVRTYNPVYKVNPPLRTEADVLALREALADGTIDCVATDHAPHPHEDKDCEWAAAAMGMVGLETALSVVQHTMVDTGLLDWAGVADRMSARPAAIGRLAGHGRPVAAGEPANLVLVDPAYRGTVNPAGFASRSRNTPYEGRELPGRVVATFLRGRATVMDGKLT, from the coding sequence ATGAGCGACAGCGACACCCCCAGGACGCTGATCCGCGGCGCCCGCCTGCTGGGCGCGGCGCCCCGGGACGTGCTGGTGGAGGGCGAGCGGGTGGCCGCGGTCGGCGAGAACCTGCCCGCCGACGGCGCCCGGGTCGTCGAGGGCGAGGGCCTGGTGCTGCTGCCCGGCCTGGTCGACCTGCACACCCACCTGCGCGAGCCCGGCCGGGAGGACTCCGAGACGGTGCTGACCGGCACCAGGGCCGCCGCGGTCGGCGGGTACACCGCCGTGCACGCCATGGCCAACACCTTCCCGGTCGCCGACACCGCGGGCGTCGTGGAACAGGTCTGGCGGCTCGGCGCCGAGTCCGGCTACTGCGACGTGCAGCCGGTCGGCGCGGTCACCGTCGGCCTGGAGGGCAAGCAGCTCGCCGAGCTGGGCGCCATGGCCGACTCCGCGGCCGGCGTGCGGGTCTTCTCCGACGACGGCAAGTGCGTGGACGACGCGGTGATCATGCGCCGCGCGCTGGAGTACGTGAAGGCGTTCGACGGCGTGGTCGCCCAGCACGCGCAGGAGCCGCGGCTGACCGAGGGCGCGCAGATGAACGAGGGCGCGGTCTCCGGCGAGGTGGGCCTGACCGGCTGGCCCGCGGTCGCCGAGGAGTCGATCATCGCCCGGGACGTGCTGCTGGCCGCGCACGTCGGCTCCCGCGTGCACATCTGCCACCTGTCCACGGCAGGCTCGGTGGAGATCGTGCGCTGGGCCAAGTCCAAGGGCTGGGACGTCACCGCCGAGGTCACCCCGCACCACCTGCTGCTCACCGACGAGCTGGTGCGCACGTACAACCCCGTCTACAAGGTCAACCCGCCGCTGCGCACCGAGGCCGACGTGCTGGCGCTGCGCGAGGCGCTGGCCGACGGCACGATCGACTGCGTGGCAACCGACCACGCGCCGCACCCGCACGAGGACAAGGACTGCGAGTGGGCGGCGGCGGCCATGGGCATGGTCGGCCTGGAGACCGCCCTGTCCGTGGTGCAGCACACCATGGTCGACACCGGGCTGCTGGACTGGGCGGGCGTGGCGGACCGGATGTCCGCCCGGCCCGCGGCCATCGGCCGGCTGGCCGGCCACGGCCGCCCGGTCGCCGCGGGGGAGCCCGCCAATCTGGTGCTGGTCGATCCCGCATACCGTGGAACCGTCAATCCCGCGGGCTTCGCCTCCCGCAGCCGCAACACCCCTTACGAGGGCCGCGAGCTGCCCGGCCGGGTCGTCGCGACCTTCCTGCGGGGCCGTGCGACGGTGATGGACGGGAAGCTCACGTGA
- a CDS encoding quinone-dependent dihydroorotate dehydrogenase: MPDLAETAQHRPAAPAAGRRPGGPYALLFHLVFRRLDPERAHRLAFGWIRLAARVPVLRTFAAAVLAPRHPSLRTQALGLRMHGPFGLAAGFDKNATGVDGLAMLGFDHVEIGTVTGQPQPGNPGPRLFRLVADRALINRMGFNNDGSAAVAARLAARRPVFRTTLGVNIGKTKAVAEQDAVADYVTSTERLAAHADYLVVNVSSPNTPGLRDLQATSALRPLLTAVRAAADRAVPGRRVPLLVKIAPDLADEDVDAVADLAVELGLDGIIATNTTIAREGLGLRSDAALTAETGGLSGAPLKDRSLQVLRRLYERVGDRVTLVGVGGVEDAEDAWQRILAGATLVQGYSAFVYRGPLWMRAVHKGLAARLAASPYATLADAVGAATSRKASA; encoded by the coding sequence GTGCCCGACCTCGCCGAGACCGCGCAGCACCGCCCGGCCGCACCCGCGGCCGGGCGGCGGCCGGGCGGACCGTACGCGCTCCTCTTCCACCTGGTGTTCCGGCGGCTGGACCCCGAGCGGGCCCACCGCCTGGCCTTCGGCTGGATCAGGCTCGCCGCCCGCGTCCCGGTCCTGCGCACCTTCGCCGCGGCGGTGCTCGCGCCCCGCCACCCGAGCCTGCGCACCCAGGCGCTGGGACTGCGGATGCACGGCCCGTTCGGGCTGGCCGCCGGCTTCGACAAGAACGCCACCGGCGTCGACGGACTGGCGATGCTCGGCTTCGACCACGTCGAGATCGGCACCGTCACCGGGCAGCCGCAGCCCGGCAACCCCGGGCCCCGGCTGTTCCGGCTGGTCGCGGACCGCGCGCTGATCAACCGGATGGGCTTCAACAACGACGGCTCGGCCGCCGTCGCCGCCCGGCTCGCCGCGCGCCGCCCGGTCTTCCGCACCACCCTGGGCGTCAACATCGGCAAGACCAAGGCCGTCGCCGAGCAGGACGCGGTCGCCGACTACGTCACCTCCACCGAGCGGCTCGCCGCCCACGCCGACTACCTGGTCGTCAACGTGTCCTCGCCCAACACCCCGGGCCTGCGCGACCTCCAGGCCACCTCGGCGCTGCGCCCGCTGCTCACCGCGGTCCGCGCCGCCGCCGACCGCGCGGTCCCCGGCCGCCGGGTGCCGCTGCTGGTCAAGATCGCCCCCGACCTCGCCGACGAGGACGTGGACGCGGTCGCCGACCTCGCGGTGGAGCTGGGCCTGGACGGCATCATCGCCACCAACACCACCATCGCCCGCGAGGGCCTGGGCCTGCGCTCGGACGCCGCGCTGACCGCGGAGACCGGCGGCCTGTCCGGGGCGCCGCTGAAGGACCGCTCCCTGCAGGTGCTGCGCCGGCTCTACGAGCGGGTCGGCGACCGGGTCACGCTGGTCGGCGTCGGCGGAGTCGAGGACGCCGAGGACGCCTGGCAGCGCATCCTGGCCGGGGCGACCCTGGTCCAGGGCTACAGCGCCTTCGTCTACCGCGGGCCGCTGTGGATGCGCGCGGTCCACAAGGGTCTGGCCGCCCGGCTGGCCGCGAGCCCGTACGCCACCCTCGCCGACGCCGTCGGCGCCGCCACCAGCAGGA
- a CDS encoding PH-like domain-containing protein, with translation MARAAHAAGATSAAADDGKHSAKVTDWTDRIGWIVGLLLFVALVYWLMRQGWQWRRTLQGGLPELPQAPDRTAGAADGDGDPDPDAAAATGLDGEPPLTMEGRYHGSTTAEQWLDRIVAHGLGVRSKAALTLTDDGLRVERTGAPGFFIPAAALRGARLDRAIAGKVLPEGGLLVVTWEHGGTLIDSGFRSDHAAEHPRWVERLGALHAAHAVPAAPGAAGAPPAGEAAPAAGGAAPPAGDAVPHDVLHDKEGAR, from the coding sequence ATGGCCCGCGCCGCCCACGCGGCCGGCGCGACCTCGGCCGCCGCGGACGACGGCAAGCACTCCGCGAAGGTCACCGACTGGACCGACCGGATCGGCTGGATCGTCGGCCTGCTGCTGTTCGTCGCGCTGGTGTACTGGCTGATGCGCCAGGGCTGGCAGTGGCGCCGCACCCTCCAGGGCGGCCTGCCCGAGCTGCCGCAGGCCCCGGACCGCACGGCCGGCGCGGCGGACGGCGACGGCGACCCGGACCCCGACGCCGCGGCGGCCACCGGCCTGGACGGCGAGCCGCCGCTGACCATGGAGGGCCGCTACCACGGCTCCACCACCGCCGAGCAGTGGCTCGACCGCATCGTCGCCCACGGCCTGGGCGTGCGCAGCAAGGCCGCGCTCACCCTCACCGACGACGGACTGCGGGTCGAGCGCACCGGCGCGCCCGGCTTCTTCATTCCCGCCGCCGCGCTGCGCGGCGCCCGACTGGACCGGGCGATCGCGGGCAAGGTCCTCCCCGAGGGCGGCCTGCTGGTGGTCACCTGGGAGCACGGCGGCACCCTGATCGACTCCGGCTTCCGCTCCGACCACGCCGCCGAGCACCCCCGCTGGGTGGAGCGGCTGGGCGCGCTGCACGCCGCCCACGCCGTGCCCGCCGCCCCCGGGGCCGCCGGCGCCCCGCCCGCGGGGGAAGCGGCCCCGGCCGCCGGGGGCGCAGCCCCGCCCGCCGGCGACGCAGTCCCGCACGATGTCCTGCACGACAAGGAAGGCGCACGATGA
- the bldD gene encoding transcriptional regulator BldD: MSSDYAKQLGAKLRAIRTQQGLSLHGVEEKSQGRWKAVVVGSYERGDRAVTVQRLAELADFYGVPVQELLPGTTPGGAAEPPPKLVLDLERLSQVPPEKAGPLQRYAATIQSQRGDYNGKVLSIRQDDLRTLAVIYDQSPSVLTEQLIGWGVLDADARRAVQHEEG, from the coding sequence ATGTCCAGCGATTACGCCAAACAGCTCGGAGCCAAGCTCCGCGCGATCCGCACGCAGCAGGGGCTGTCCCTGCACGGTGTCGAGGAGAAGTCCCAGGGCCGCTGGAAGGCCGTGGTCGTCGGGTCGTACGAGCGCGGCGACCGCGCCGTCACCGTGCAGCGCCTCGCCGAGCTCGCCGACTTCTACGGCGTCCCGGTGCAGGAGCTGCTGCCCGGCACCACCCCCGGCGGCGCGGCGGAGCCGCCGCCGAAGCTGGTGCTCGACCTGGAGCGGCTGTCCCAGGTCCCGCCGGAGAAGGCCGGCCCGCTGCAGCGTTACGCGGCGACGATCCAGAGCCAGCGCGGCGACTACAACGGCAAGGTGCTCTCCATCCGCCAGGACGACCTGCGCACGCTGGCCGTGATCTACGACCAGTCGCCCTCGGTGCTGACCGAGCAGCTGATCGGCTGGGGCGTCCTCGACGCGGACGCACGGCGCGCCGTGCAGCACGAGGAGGGCTGA
- a CDS encoding aspartate carbamoyltransferase catalytic subunit, whose amino-acid sequence MKRHLISAADLTRDDAILVLDTAEEMARVADRPIKKLPTLRGRTVVNLFFEDSTRTRISFEAAAKRLSADVINFSAKGSSVSKGESLKDTALTLEAMGADAVVIRHHSSGAPHRLATSGWINASVVNAGDGTHEHPTQALLDAFTVRRHLSAPGRDLSGRRITIVGDVLHSRVARSNVLLLTTLGAEVTLVAPPTLLPIGVEKWPCAVSYDLDAVLAKSDAVMMLRVQRERMNAAFFPTEREYARRYGLDGLRMAALPEHAIVMHPGPMNRGMEITAEVADSPRCTAVEQVANGVSTRMAVLYLLLGGSEPAVAAPVPADTDTAPAARTEESK is encoded by the coding sequence GTGAAGCGCCATCTGATCTCGGCCGCCGACCTGACCCGCGACGACGCGATCCTCGTGCTCGACACCGCGGAGGAGATGGCCCGCGTCGCCGACCGCCCGATCAAGAAGCTGCCGACGCTGCGCGGCCGCACCGTCGTCAACCTGTTCTTCGAGGACTCGACCCGGACCCGGATCTCCTTCGAGGCCGCCGCCAAGCGGCTGTCCGCCGACGTCATCAACTTCTCCGCCAAGGGCTCCTCGGTCTCCAAGGGCGAGTCGCTGAAGGACACCGCCCTCACCCTGGAGGCGATGGGCGCCGACGCCGTGGTCATCCGCCACCACTCCTCCGGCGCGCCGCACCGGCTGGCCACCTCCGGCTGGATCAACGCCTCGGTGGTCAACGCCGGCGACGGCACCCACGAGCACCCCACCCAGGCGCTGCTCGACGCCTTCACCGTGCGCCGCCACCTGTCCGCGCCCGGCCGCGACCTGTCCGGCCGCCGGATCACCATCGTCGGCGACGTGCTGCACAGCCGCGTCGCCCGCTCCAACGTGCTGCTGCTCACCACGCTGGGCGCCGAGGTCACCCTGGTCGCGCCGCCCACGCTGCTGCCCATCGGCGTCGAGAAGTGGCCCTGCGCGGTCTCCTACGACCTGGACGCGGTGCTGGCGAAGTCCGACGCGGTGATGATGCTGCGGGTGCAGCGCGAGCGGATGAACGCCGCGTTCTTCCCCACCGAGCGCGAGTACGCCCGCCGCTACGGCCTGGACGGCCTGCGGATGGCGGCGCTGCCCGAGCACGCCATCGTGATGCACCCCGGACCGATGAACCGCGGCATGGAGATCACCGCCGAGGTCGCCGACTCGCCGCGCTGCACCGCCGTCGAGCAGGTCGCCAACGGCGTCAGCACCCGGATGGCCGTCCTGTACCTGCTGCTCGGCGGCTCCGAGCCCGCCGTCGCGGCCCCCGTGCCCGCCGACACCGACACCGCCCCCGCCGCCCGCACCGAGGAGAGCAAGTGA
- the pyrR gene encoding bifunctional pyr operon transcriptional regulator/uracil phosphoribosyltransferase PyrR, whose amino-acid sequence MVDDRTTGAQAAPPGASGAPGPSASAASAALSAPARPVLEAPDIARVLTRIAHEIVERAKGADDVVLLGIPTRGVFLARRLADKLAEITGRPAAAGSLDITMYRDDLRLHPPRALAATEIPGDGVDGRLVVLVDDVLFSGRTIRAALDALGDIGRPRAVQLAVLVDRGHRELPIRADYVGKNLPTSLRETVKVLLSEEDGRDSVLLGQLADS is encoded by the coding sequence ATGGTCGACGACCGCACCACCGGCGCGCAGGCGGCGCCCCCAGGGGCCTCCGGGGCTCCCGGGCCCTCCGCGTCCGCCGCGTCCGCAGCGCTCTCCGCGCCCGCCCGCCCGGTGCTCGAAGCACCGGACATCGCCCGGGTCCTGACCCGGATCGCCCACGAGATCGTCGAACGCGCCAAGGGCGCCGACGACGTGGTCCTGCTCGGCATCCCGACCCGCGGGGTCTTCCTGGCCCGCCGGCTCGCCGACAAGCTCGCCGAGATCACCGGCCGCCCGGCCGCCGCCGGCTCGCTCGACATCACCATGTACCGCGACGACCTGCGCCTGCACCCGCCGCGCGCGCTGGCCGCCACCGAGATCCCCGGCGACGGGGTCGACGGCCGCCTGGTGGTCCTGGTCGACGACGTGCTCTTCTCCGGCCGCACCATCCGCGCCGCCCTGGACGCCCTCGGCGACATCGGCCGGCCCCGCGCGGTGCAGCTGGCCGTGCTGGTCGACCGCGGCCACCGCGAGCTGCCCATCAGGGCCGACTACGTCGGCAAGAACCTGCCCACCTCGCTGCGCGAGACCGTCAAGGTGCTGCTCAGCGAGGAGGACGGCCGGGACAGCGTGCTGCTCGGCCAGCTCGCCGACAGCTAG
- the carB gene encoding carbamoyl-phosphate synthase large subunit has product MPKRTDIQSVLVIGSGPIVIGQAAEFDYSGTQACRVLKSEGLRVVLVNSNPATIMTDPEIADATYVEPITPEYVEKIIAKERPDALLPTLGGQTALNTAIALHEGGVLAEYGVELIGARVEAIHKGEDRDQFKAVVEAVRARIGHGESARSVICHSMDDVLAGVETLGGYPVVVRPSFTMGGAGSGFAHDEEELRRIAGQGLALSPTTEVLLEESILGWKEYELELMRDKNDNVVVVCSIENLDPMGVHTGDSITVAPAMTLTDREYQVLRDIGIEVIREVGVDTGGCNIQFAVNPADGRVIVIEMNPRVSRSSALASKATGFPIAKIAARLAVGYTLDEIPNDITEQTPASFEPTLDYVVVKVPRFAFEKFPAADAALTTTMKSVGEAMAIGRNFTEALNKALRSLEKKGSQFDFSPLTRPDAGQKAALLEKAGVPTDGRINTVMEAIRAGASRQEVFEATRIDPWFVDQLFLIAEIAEEIAAADRLGPELLAEAKRHGFSDAQIAGIRGLREDVVREVRHALGIRPVYKTVDTCAAEFAARTPYFYSSYDEESEVAPREKPAVIILGSGPNRIGQGIEFDYSCVHASFALHDAGFETVMVNCNPETVSTDYDTSDRLYFEPLTLEDVLEIVHAETVAGPVAGVIVQLGGQTPLGLAQALKDNGVPIVGTSPEAIHLAEDRGAFGQVLAEAGLPAPKHGTATSFPGAKAIADEIGYPVLVRPSYVLGGRGMEIVYDETRLAAYIAESTEISATRPVLVDRFLDDAIEIDVDALYDGHELYLGGVMEHIEEAGIHSGDSACALPPITLGGHDIKRLRASTEAIAAGVGVRGLINIQFALAGDILYVLEANPRASRTVPFTSKATAVPLAKAAARISLGATIADLRAEGLLPASGDGGELPLDAPISVKEAVLPWSRFRDPQGRGVDTVLGPEMRSTGEVMGIDAVFGTAYAKSQAGAYGALPTKGRAFVSVANRDKRALIFPARALIEHGFELLATSGTAEVLRRNGIPARVVRKQSEGVGADGEPTVVTLIHEGEVDLIVNTPFGTGGRLDGYDIRTAAVARGIPCLTTVQALAAAVQGIDALTRGDIGVRCLQEHAELLTQARKG; this is encoded by the coding sequence GTGCCTAAGCGCACAGACATCCAGTCCGTCCTGGTGATCGGCTCCGGCCCGATCGTCATCGGCCAGGCCGCCGAGTTCGACTACTCGGGCACGCAGGCCTGCCGGGTGCTGAAGTCCGAGGGCCTGCGCGTGGTGCTGGTCAACTCCAACCCGGCCACGATCATGACCGACCCGGAGATCGCCGACGCCACCTACGTCGAGCCGATCACCCCGGAGTACGTCGAGAAGATCATCGCCAAGGAGCGCCCCGACGCGCTGCTGCCCACGCTCGGCGGCCAGACCGCGCTGAACACCGCGATCGCCCTGCACGAGGGCGGTGTGCTGGCCGAGTACGGCGTGGAGCTGATCGGCGCCCGGGTGGAGGCGATCCACAAGGGCGAGGACCGCGACCAGTTCAAGGCCGTCGTGGAGGCGGTGCGGGCCAGGATCGGGCACGGCGAGTCCGCCCGCTCGGTGATCTGCCACTCCATGGACGACGTGCTGGCGGGCGTGGAGACCCTCGGCGGCTACCCGGTCGTGGTGCGGCCCTCCTTCACCATGGGCGGTGCCGGCTCCGGGTTCGCGCACGACGAGGAGGAGCTGCGGCGGATCGCCGGCCAGGGCCTCGCGCTGTCGCCCACCACCGAGGTGCTCCTGGAGGAGTCCATCCTCGGCTGGAAGGAGTACGAGCTGGAGCTGATGCGCGACAAGAACGACAACGTCGTGGTCGTGTGCTCCATCGAGAACCTCGACCCGATGGGCGTGCACACCGGCGACTCGATCACCGTGGCCCCGGCGATGACGCTCACCGACCGCGAGTACCAGGTGCTGCGGGACATCGGCATCGAGGTGATCCGCGAGGTCGGCGTGGACACCGGCGGCTGCAACATCCAGTTCGCGGTGAACCCGGCCGACGGGCGGGTCATCGTGATCGAGATGAACCCCCGGGTGTCCCGGTCCTCGGCGCTGGCGTCGAAGGCCACCGGCTTCCCGATCGCGAAGATCGCCGCCCGGCTGGCCGTCGGCTACACCCTGGACGAGATCCCCAACGACATCACCGAGCAGACCCCCGCGTCGTTCGAGCCGACGCTGGACTACGTGGTGGTGAAGGTGCCGCGGTTCGCCTTCGAGAAGTTCCCGGCCGCGGACGCCGCGCTGACCACCACGATGAAGTCGGTGGGCGAGGCGATGGCCATCGGCCGCAACTTCACCGAGGCGCTGAACAAGGCGCTGCGGTCGCTGGAGAAGAAGGGCTCGCAGTTCGACTTCTCCCCGCTGACCAGGCCGGACGCGGGGCAGAAGGCCGCCCTGCTGGAGAAGGCCGGGGTGCCCACCGACGGCCGGATCAACACCGTCATGGAGGCGATCAGGGCCGGCGCGAGCCGGCAGGAGGTCTTCGAGGCCACCCGCATCGACCCGTGGTTCGTCGACCAGCTGTTCCTGATCGCCGAGATCGCCGAGGAGATCGCCGCCGCCGACAGGCTCGGCCCCGAGCTGCTCGCCGAGGCCAAGCGGCACGGCTTCTCCGACGCGCAGATCGCCGGCATCCGGGGCCTGCGCGAGGACGTGGTCCGCGAGGTCCGGCACGCCCTCGGCATCCGCCCGGTCTACAAGACCGTCGACACCTGCGCCGCCGAGTTCGCCGCCAGGACCCCGTACTTCTACTCCTCCTACGACGAGGAGAGCGAGGTCGCGCCGCGCGAGAAGCCCGCGGTGATCATCCTCGGCTCGGGTCCCAACCGGATCGGCCAGGGCATCGAGTTCGACTACTCCTGCGTGCACGCCTCGTTCGCGCTGCACGACGCCGGCTTCGAGACCGTGATGGTCAACTGCAACCCCGAGACCGTCTCCACCGACTACGACACCTCCGACCGGCTCTACTTCGAGCCGCTCACCCTGGAGGACGTGCTGGAGATCGTGCACGCCGAGACCGTCGCGGGCCCGGTCGCCGGCGTTATCGTGCAGCTCGGCGGGCAGACCCCGCTGGGCCTTGCGCAGGCGCTGAAGGACAACGGGGTGCCGATCGTCGGCACCTCGCCCGAGGCGATCCACCTGGCCGAGGACCGCGGGGCGTTCGGGCAGGTGCTGGCCGAGGCCGGACTGCCCGCGCCCAAGCACGGCACCGCCACCTCCTTCCCCGGCGCGAAGGCCATCGCCGACGAGATCGGCTACCCGGTGCTGGTCCGGCCCTCGTACGTGCTGGGCGGGCGCGGCATGGAGATCGTCTACGACGAGACCCGGCTGGCCGCCTACATCGCCGAGTCCACCGAGATCAGCGCGACCCGGCCGGTGCTCGTCGACCGGTTCCTCGACGACGCCATCGAGATCGACGTGGACGCCCTCTACGACGGCCACGAGCTGTACCTCGGCGGTGTGATGGAGCACATCGAGGAGGCCGGCATCCACTCCGGCGACTCCGCGTGCGCGCTGCCGCCGATCACCCTCGGCGGGCACGACATCAAGCGGCTGCGCGCCTCCACCGAGGCCATCGCGGCGGGCGTCGGGGTGCGCGGCCTGATCAACATCCAGTTCGCGCTGGCCGGGGACATCCTCTACGTCCTGGAGGCCAACCCGCGCGCCTCGCGGACCGTGCCGTTCACCTCCAAGGCCACCGCGGTGCCGCTGGCCAAGGCCGCCGCCCGCATCTCGCTCGGCGCCACCATCGCCGACCTGCGCGCCGAGGGGCTGCTGCCGGCCTCCGGCGACGGCGGCGAGCTGCCGCTGGACGCGCCGATCTCGGTGAAGGAGGCGGTGCTGCCCTGGTCCCGCTTCCGCGACCCGCAGGGCCGCGGCGTGGACACCGTGCTGGGCCCGGAGATGCGGTCCACCGGCGAGGTCATGGGCATCGACGCGGTGTTCGGCACCGCCTACGCCAAGTCGCAGGCCGGCGCGTACGGCGCGCTGCCCACCAAGGGCCGCGCGTTCGTGTCGGTGGCCAACCGGGACAAGCGGGCGCTGATCTTCCCCGCGCGGGCGCTGATCGAGCACGGCTTCGAACTGCTGGCCACCTCCGGCACCGCGGAGGTCCTGCGGCGCAACGGCATCCCGGCGCGGGTGGTGCGCAAGCAGAGCGAGGGCGTCGGCGCCGACGGCGAGCCGACCGTGGTCACCCTCATCCACGAGGGCGAGGTCGACCTCATCGTCAACACCCCGTTCGGCACCGGCGGCCGGCTGGACGGCTACGACATCCGCACCGCCGCCGTCGCCCGCGGCATCCCCTGCCTGACCACCGTCCAGGCGCTGGCCGCGGCCGTCCAGGGCATCGACGCGCTGACCCGCGGCGACATCGGCGTGCGCTGCCTGCAGGAGCACGCCGAGCTGCTGACCCAGGCGCGGAAGGGCTGA
- the carA gene encoding glutamine-hydrolyzing carbamoyl-phosphate synthase small subunit has translation MTTSPRAAAAPAVLVLEDGRVFRGRAYGAVGETFGEAVFSTGMTGYQETLTDPSYHRQVVVMTAPHVGNTGVNDEDPESSRIWVAGDVVRDPARTPSNWRSRRTLDEELTAQGVVGISGVDTRALTRHLRERGAMRVGIFSGAKAGADEAALLAEVKAAPQMTGADLSAEVATAQPYTVPAIGPDGRELPLGSARFTVAALDLGIKGMTPRRMAERGIEVHVLPATATAEEVYAAAPDGVFLSNGPGDPATADLTVIQEVLGRGTPLFGICFGNQLLGRALGFGTYKLKYGHRGINQPVQDRATGKVEVTAHNHGFAVDAPLDRVSDTPFGRAEVSHVCLNDGVVEGLRLLDRPAFSVQYHPEAAAGPHDAAYLFDRFVQLMAEQQGAQRA, from the coding sequence ATGACGACCTCCCCCCGGGCCGCGGCCGCGCCCGCCGTACTCGTCCTGGAGGACGGCCGCGTCTTCCGCGGCCGGGCCTACGGCGCGGTGGGCGAGACCTTCGGCGAGGCGGTGTTCTCCACCGGCATGACCGGCTACCAGGAGACGCTGACCGACCCCTCGTACCACCGCCAGGTCGTGGTGATGACCGCCCCGCACGTCGGCAACACCGGTGTCAACGACGAGGACCCCGAGTCCTCGCGCATCTGGGTGGCCGGCGACGTGGTCCGCGACCCCGCCCGCACCCCCTCCAACTGGCGCTCCCGCCGCACCCTGGACGAGGAGCTGACCGCGCAGGGCGTCGTCGGCATCAGCGGCGTCGACACCCGCGCCCTCACCCGCCACCTGCGCGAGCGCGGCGCCATGCGGGTCGGCATCTTCTCCGGCGCGAAGGCCGGAGCCGACGAGGCCGCGCTGCTGGCCGAGGTCAAGGCCGCCCCGCAGATGACCGGCGCGGACCTGTCCGCCGAGGTCGCCACCGCGCAGCCGTACACCGTCCCCGCGATCGGCCCCGACGGCAGGGAGCTGCCGCTCGGCTCCGCGCGCTTCACCGTCGCCGCCCTCGACCTCGGCATCAAGGGCATGACCCCGCGCCGGATGGCCGAGCGCGGCATCGAGGTGCACGTCCTGCCGGCCACCGCCACCGCCGAGGAGGTGTACGCCGCCGCGCCCGACGGCGTGTTCCTGTCCAACGGCCCCGGCGACCCGGCCACCGCCGACCTCACCGTCATCCAGGAGGTGCTGGGCCGCGGCACCCCGCTGTTCGGCATCTGCTTCGGCAACCAGCTGCTCGGCCGCGCCCTCGGCTTCGGCACCTACAAGCTGAAGTACGGCCACCGCGGCATCAACCAGCCGGTGCAGGACCGCGCCACCGGCAAGGTCGAGGTCACCGCGCACAACCACGGCTTCGCCGTCGACGCCCCGCTGGACCGGGTCAGCGACACCCCGTTCGGCCGCGCCGAGGTCAGCCACGTCTGCCTCAACGACGGCGTGGTGGAGGGGCTGCGGCTGCTCGACCGGCCGGCGTTCAGCGTCCAGTACCACCCCGAGGCGGCGGCGGGACCGCACGACGCCGCGTACCTGTTCGACCGCTTCGTCCAGCTCATGGCAGAACAGCAGGGAGCCCAGCGTGCCTAA